The following coding sequences are from one Streptomyces sp. NBC_01485 window:
- a CDS encoding transglycosylase domain-containing protein, with amino-acid sequence MGRAEERRARQRGGRRAAPRNRSAETESVAPTETGPGPETGTATRSETRSATGSETGSESRSETGGRAAARRGVKKGGKSGRGAKGKAGKKDKSLIRRMFTWKKVLGTFIGLTAAVIGALVWLYVSTPIPEGNPDADLQSNVYKYGNGAILARDGEVNRENVDIKTVPKEIQHTFVAAENKSFYGDNGVDLKGTARGVLNTLMGKGAQGGSTITQQYVKNYYLTQEQTVTRKLKELVISLKLDREKSKDYILAGYINTSYYGRGAYGIQAAAQAYYRVDADKLTVEQGAYLAALLQAPSQYDWTAASDTGKRLVTARWNYVLDNMVGQDWLDKSKRESMTFPYPKDPKAAPGKEGQVGYLVDAANAELARQLVANGTADGFEAATALVRKGGWNVELNIDKNKQKALETSVKDQLTSKLNKKKRSVDGDVQAGAVSVNPKTGAVEAMYGGVGYTEHFLNNATRSDYQPASTFKPVILAAAFDKNAVTQDDDKITANTIYDGTSKRPVVGSDIGFAPENEDDQDYGDVTVQTALNKSINSVFAQMGVDVGMDKVLKVADQLGMDTKDLKAVPAQTLGTMGASPLQMAAVYATLDNHGKRVTPAIIKSAENSFYPSFKHTPAVGEEVISREAADSVTSILTGVVDDGTAKTSVRDNPLRKGQKVAGKTGTSDNNKSAWFTGYTPDLVTSVGLFGEDAKTHAQVPLTGATGLISAGGGRINGGGYPAQIWAAYTFGVSTKVSKFDLETEQGAAVQTSSPSPTTSPSPTTSPSSTPSDEVTPTDKPTPTDKPTPTGEPTPTDTPTTEPPTDGTPTEPNTQTPSTGTGNTDDPLLGQ; translated from the coding sequence ATGGGACGAGCGGAAGAGAGACGAGCGCGACAGCGCGGTGGCCGCCGCGCGGCGCCCAGGAACCGCTCGGCGGAGACGGAGTCGGTGGCACCCACCGAGACCGGGCCCGGGCCCGAGACGGGGACCGCAACCAGATCCGAGACCAGATCAGCAACCGGATCCGAGACCGGGTCCGAGAGCAGATCCGAGACCGGGGGGCGTGCCGCGGCCCGCAGGGGTGTGAAGAAGGGCGGCAAGAGCGGCCGGGGCGCCAAGGGCAAGGCCGGCAAGAAGGACAAGAGCCTCATACGCCGGATGTTCACGTGGAAGAAGGTCCTCGGCACCTTCATAGGCCTGACGGCCGCCGTCATCGGCGCCCTGGTCTGGCTGTACGTCAGCACGCCGATCCCCGAGGGCAACCCCGACGCCGACCTGCAGAGCAACGTCTACAAGTACGGCAACGGCGCGATCCTCGCCCGCGACGGCGAGGTCAACCGGGAGAACGTCGACATCAAGACGGTCCCCAAGGAGATCCAGCACACCTTCGTCGCCGCCGAGAACAAGAGCTTCTACGGCGACAACGGCGTCGACCTCAAGGGCACCGCCCGCGGTGTCCTCAACACCCTCATGGGCAAGGGCGCGCAGGGTGGTTCGACGATCACCCAGCAGTACGTCAAGAACTACTACCTGACCCAGGAACAGACCGTCACCCGCAAGCTGAAGGAACTGGTCATCTCGCTGAAGCTGGACCGCGAGAAGTCCAAGGACTACATCCTGGCCGGCTACATCAACACCAGCTACTACGGCCGCGGCGCCTACGGCATCCAGGCCGCCGCCCAGGCCTACTACCGCGTCGACGCCGACAAGCTCACCGTCGAACAGGGCGCCTACCTCGCCGCGTTGCTCCAGGCGCCCAGCCAGTACGACTGGACCGCCGCCTCCGACACCGGCAAGCGCCTGGTCACGGCCCGCTGGAACTACGTCCTCGACAACATGGTCGGGCAGGACTGGCTCGACAAGTCCAAGCGCGAGAGCATGACGTTCCCGTACCCCAAGGACCCCAAGGCCGCCCCCGGCAAGGAGGGCCAGGTCGGCTACCTGGTCGACGCGGCCAACGCCGAACTGGCCAGGCAGCTCGTCGCCAACGGCACCGCCGACGGCTTCGAGGCGGCCACGGCCCTGGTCCGCAAGGGCGGCTGGAACGTCGAGCTCAACATCGACAAGAACAAGCAGAAGGCGCTGGAGACGTCGGTCAAGGACCAGCTCACCAGCAAGCTGAACAAGAAGAAGCGCTCGGTGGACGGCGACGTCCAGGCCGGCGCGGTGTCGGTGAACCCGAAGACCGGCGCGGTCGAGGCGATGTACGGCGGTGTGGGGTACACCGAGCACTTCCTCAACAACGCCACCCGCAGCGACTACCAGCCCGCCTCCACCTTCAAGCCGGTGATCCTCGCCGCGGCCTTCGACAAGAACGCCGTGACGCAGGACGACGACAAGATCACCGCCAACACGATCTACGACGGCACCAGCAAGCGTCCGGTCGTCGGCAGCGACATCGGCTTCGCCCCGGAGAACGAGGACGACCAGGACTACGGCGACGTCACCGTCCAGACGGCGCTGAACAAGTCCATCAACTCCGTCTTCGCGCAGATGGGCGTGGACGTCGGCATGGACAAGGTCCTGAAGGTCGCCGACCAGCTCGGCATGGACACCAAGGACCTCAAGGCGGTGCCGGCCCAGACCCTCGGCACCATGGGCGCGAGCCCCCTGCAGATGGCCGCTGTCTACGCGACCCTGGACAACCACGGCAAGCGGGTCACCCCGGCGATCATCAAGTCGGCCGAGAACAGCTTTTACCCGTCGTTCAAGCACACCCCCGCCGTCGGCGAGGAGGTCATCTCCCGCGAGGCCGCCGACTCGGTCACCTCCATCCTCACCGGCGTGGTCGACGACGGTACGGCCAAGACGTCCGTGCGGGACAACCCGCTGCGCAAGGGCCAGAAGGTCGCGGGCAAGACGGGTACCTCCGACAACAACAAGTCCGCCTGGTTCACCGGCTACACCCCCGACCTGGTGACCTCGGTCGGCCTGTTCGGCGAGGACGCCAAGACCCACGCCCAGGTCCCCCTGACCGGCGCGACCGGCCTCATCAGCGCGGGCGGCGGGCGCATCAACGGTGGTGGCTACCCGGCGCAGATCTGGGCGGCGTACACCTTCGGCGTCTCCACCAAGGTCAGCAAGTTCGACCTGGAGACCGAACAGGGCGCGGCGGTCCAGACGTCCTCCCCGTCCCCGACGACGTCCCCGTCGCCGACCACGTCCCCGTCCAGCACGCCGTCGGACGAGGTGACGCCGACGGACAAGCCCACGCCGACGGACAAGCCGACCCCGACCGGCGAACCGACCCCGACGGACACCCCGACGACCGAGCCGCCGACAGACGGCACACCGACAGAACCGAACACACAGACCCCGTCGACGGGCACGGGCAACACGGACGATCCGCTGCTGGGCCAGTAG
- a CDS encoding SpoIIE family protein phosphatase encodes MTEQPISYERPQGVDPTDPRGALLHTQEPEPAVGPSALPHDVSGTTTPYGKGGKGAMGSKGSQSGTGGNSGAGGQGAAGKDAAAGAEAGSAADTEHSQPSASAEPDTHRPRPVPESIPAQPGADARVERVTGGSDRRGGGAAVTPGRPTPMRRDGDRLRFVGAATRRIARGLDLDEIVMGLCRATVPTFSDAILVYLRDPLPVGDERPAADRIMLRLRRTDRIPEERDAETGFASLALPAPEPAELTAELSAAIAELCEVRPGGALAEVLRGVRPVFADNPAARAALPELLGEDSTLVVPGGQRAILAPLRGRRRVIGAAVFLRRPERIPFENDDLLVAAQLATHSALGIDKAVLYDREAYIADELQRTMLPETLPRPTGVRLASRYLPAAETARVGGDWYDAIPLPGSRVALVVGDVMGHSMTSAAIMGQLRTTAQTLAGLDLPPQEVLHHLDEQAQRLGTDRMATCLYAVYDPVSHRITIANAGHPPPILLHLGGRAEVLRVPPGAPIGVGGVDFEAVELDAPAGATLLLYTDGLVESRLRDVATGIEQLREKLAATAALTGPDHPPPLEALCDEVLDMLGPGDRDDDIALLAARFDGIAPSDVGYWVLEPEDAAPGRARRLARRALARWGMEDMSDSVELLVSEVVTNAVRYATRPVTLRLLRTDVLRCEVGDDVPQLPRLRQARATDEGGRGLYLVNRLARRWGATRLSTGKVVWFELNWS; translated from the coding sequence GTGACGGAGCAGCCCATCTCCTACGAACGCCCCCAGGGCGTCGACCCCACGGACCCCCGTGGGGCACTCCTGCATACCCAGGAGCCCGAGCCCGCGGTGGGCCCGTCCGCCTTACCGCACGACGTCTCGGGTACGACGACGCCGTACGGCAAGGGCGGAAAGGGCGCCATGGGCAGCAAGGGCAGCCAGAGCGGCACCGGTGGCAACAGCGGCGCCGGCGGACAGGGAGCCGCGGGAAAGGATGCGGCGGCCGGTGCGGAGGCGGGTTCCGCCGCCGACACCGAGCACTCCCAGCCGTCTGCGTCCGCCGAACCCGACACCCACCGGCCGCGCCCCGTGCCCGAGTCCATCCCGGCCCAGCCGGGCGCGGACGCGCGCGTGGAGCGGGTCACCGGCGGGTCGGACCGGCGCGGCGGAGGCGCCGCGGTGACGCCCGGCCGGCCCACGCCGATGCGGCGGGACGGGGACCGGCTGCGCTTCGTGGGCGCCGCGACCCGGCGGATCGCCCGCGGACTGGACCTCGACGAGATCGTGATGGGGCTGTGCCGGGCGACCGTGCCGACCTTCTCCGACGCGATCCTCGTCTATCTGCGCGACCCGCTGCCCGTCGGCGACGAGCGGCCGGCCGCGGACCGCATCATGCTGCGGCTGCGCCGCACCGACCGGATCCCGGAGGAGCGGGACGCCGAGACCGGCTTCGCGTCGCTGGCGCTGCCGGCCCCGGAGCCGGCGGAGCTGACCGCCGAACTGTCGGCCGCGATCGCGGAGCTGTGCGAGGTGCGGCCCGGCGGGGCACTCGCGGAGGTGCTGCGCGGGGTGCGTCCGGTGTTCGCGGACAATCCGGCCGCACGCGCCGCGCTGCCCGAACTCCTGGGCGAGGACAGCACGTTGGTCGTACCGGGCGGCCAGCGGGCGATCCTGGCCCCGTTGCGGGGCCGGCGCCGGGTGATCGGCGCCGCGGTCTTCCTGCGCCGTCCGGAACGCATCCCGTTCGAGAACGACGACCTGCTGGTCGCCGCCCAGCTCGCCACGCACAGCGCGCTCGGCATCGACAAGGCGGTGCTGTACGACCGCGAGGCGTACATCGCCGACGAGTTGCAGCGCACGATGCTGCCGGAGACCCTGCCGCGCCCCACGGGCGTGCGGCTGGCGTCCCGGTACCTGCCCGCGGCGGAGACGGCGCGGGTCGGCGGCGACTGGTACGACGCCATCCCGCTGCCCGGCAGCCGCGTGGCGCTGGTGGTGGGCGACGTCATGGGGCACTCCATGACGTCGGCGGCCATCATGGGCCAGTTGCGGACGACGGCGCAGACGCTGGCCGGCCTCGACCTGCCCCCGCAGGAGGTCCTGCACCACCTGGACGAGCAGGCCCAGCGGCTGGGCACCGACCGCATGGCGACCTGCCTGTACGCCGTGTACGACCCGGTGTCGCATCGCATCACCATCGCCAACGCGGGCCACCCGCCGCCCATCCTGCTGCACCTGGGCGGCCGGGCGGAGGTGCTGCGGGTGCCGCCGGGCGCGCCGATCGGCGTCGGCGGGGTCGACTTCGAGGCGGTGGAACTCGACGCGCCCGCCGGGGCGACGCTGCTGCTGTACACCGACGGGCTGGTCGAGTCCCGGCTGCGGGACGTGGCGACCGGCATAGAGCAGCTACGCGAGAAGCTCGCCGCGACCGCCGCGCTGACCGGGCCGGATCATCCGCCGCCCCTCGAGGCCCTCTGCGACGAGGTGCTCGACATGCTCGGCCCAGGCGACCGGGACGACGACATCGCGCTGCTCGCCGCCCGGTTCGACGGGATCGCGCCGAGCGACGTGGGGTACTGGGTCCTGGAGCCGGAGGACGCGGCTCCCGGCCGGGCCCGCCGGCTGGCCCGGCGGGCGCTGGCCCGCTGGGGGATGGAGGACATGTCCGACTCGGTCGAGCTGCTGGTGAGCGAGGTCGTCACCAACGCGGTGCGGTACGCCACGCGGCCGGTCACGCTGCGGTTGCTGCGGACCGATGTGCTGCGCTGCGAGGTCGGGGACGATGTGCCGCAACTGCCCCGGCTGCGGCAGGCTCGGGCCACCGACGAGGGTGGGCGCGGCCTGTATCTCGTGAACCGGCTCGCCCGGCGGTGGGGGGCGACCCGGCTCAGCACCGGCAAGGTCGTGTGGTTCGAGCTGAACTGGAGCTGA
- the fomD gene encoding cytidylyl-2-hydroxypropylphosphonate hydrolase, translating to MADGGAVRRVGTGGAAVFWEPGDRILWRYRENGGAGFHIARPVTVVRDDEDVLAVWMAPGTECVRPVLADGTPLHQEPLHTRYTKPRTVQRDHWFGTGVLKLARPGEPWSVWLFWDPGWQFKNWYVNLEQPLARWDGGVDSEDHFLDICVYPNRSWGWRDEDEFAQAQQDGLMDAAVAEQVREAGRRAVEVIGAWGPPFDEGWQNWRPDPSWAVPLLPEDWDRTPAHLST from the coding sequence ATGGCAGACGGTGGAGCGGTGAGACGCGTGGGAACGGGCGGTGCGGCGGTCTTCTGGGAGCCCGGGGACCGGATCCTGTGGCGCTACCGGGAGAACGGTGGGGCGGGATTTCACATCGCCCGTCCGGTCACCGTCGTGCGCGACGACGAGGACGTGCTGGCGGTGTGGATGGCCCCGGGCACGGAGTGCGTCCGGCCGGTGCTCGCGGACGGCACTCCGCTGCACCAGGAGCCGCTGCACACCCGGTACACCAAGCCGCGGACCGTGCAGCGCGACCACTGGTTCGGCACCGGTGTGCTGAAGCTGGCCCGGCCCGGCGAGCCGTGGTCGGTGTGGCTGTTCTGGGATCCGGGGTGGCAGTTCAAGAACTGGTACGTCAATCTTGAGCAGCCGCTGGCCCGTTGGGACGGCGGGGTGGACTCGGAGGACCACTTCCTGGACATCTGCGTCTACCCGAACCGCAGTTGGGGCTGGCGCGACGAGGACGAGTTCGCGCAGGCCCAGCAGGACGGCCTGATGGACGCCGCGGTCGCCGAACAGGTGCGGGAGGCGGGCCGCAGGGCGGTGGAGGTGATCGGCGCCTGGGGGCCGCCGTTCGACGAGGGCTGGCAGAACTGGCGCCCGGATCCGTCCTGGGCCGTACCGTTGCTGCCGGAGGACTGGGACCGTACACCCGCGCACTTGTCCACATGA
- a CDS encoding class II fumarate hydratase, translating into MSEYRIEHDSMGEVRVPVEAKWRAQTQRAVENFPVSGQRLERSHIEALARIKGAAAKVNAGLGVLDKDIADAIQEAAGEVAEGTWDEHFPVDVFQTGSGTSSNMNANEVIATLASERLGSGVHPNDHVNASQSSNDVFPSSIHIAATAAVTRDLVPALEHLAASLERKSEEFADVVKSGRTHLMDATPVTLGQEFGGYAAQVRYGVERLHASLPRLAELPLGGTAVGTGINTPPGFSAAVIEEVARATGLPLTEARDHFEAQGARDGIVETSGQLRTIAVGLTKIANDLRWMASGPRTGLAEISLPDLQPGSSIMPGKVNPVIPEAVLMVAAQVVGNDATVATAGAAGNFELNVMLPVIAKNVLESVRLLANVSRLLADRTVDGIVAHRERAREYAESSPSVVTPLNKYIGYEEAAKVAKKALAERRTIRETVLEGGYVERGDLTLEQLDEALDVLRMTHP; encoded by the coding sequence ATGAGCGAATACCGGATCGAGCACGACTCCATGGGCGAGGTACGCGTCCCCGTCGAGGCCAAGTGGCGGGCCCAGACCCAGCGGGCCGTGGAGAACTTCCCGGTCTCCGGCCAGCGCCTGGAGCGGTCCCACATCGAGGCCCTCGCCCGGATCAAGGGAGCCGCGGCGAAGGTCAACGCCGGGCTCGGAGTGCTCGACAAGGACATCGCCGACGCGATCCAGGAGGCGGCCGGCGAGGTGGCCGAGGGCACGTGGGACGAGCACTTCCCGGTGGACGTGTTCCAGACAGGTTCCGGTACGTCGTCCAACATGAACGCCAACGAGGTGATCGCCACGCTGGCGAGCGAGCGGCTCGGCAGCGGCGTGCACCCGAACGACCATGTGAACGCCTCCCAGTCGTCCAACGACGTCTTCCCCTCCTCGATCCACATCGCCGCCACCGCCGCCGTCACCCGGGACCTCGTGCCCGCCCTGGAGCATCTGGCGGCTTCCCTGGAGCGCAAGTCCGAGGAGTTCGCCGACGTCGTGAAGTCGGGGCGGACGCACCTCATGGACGCCACGCCCGTCACCCTGGGCCAGGAGTTCGGCGGGTACGCCGCGCAGGTGCGGTACGGCGTCGAGCGGCTGCACGCCTCGCTCCCCCGGCTCGCCGAGCTGCCGCTGGGCGGCACCGCCGTCGGCACCGGGATCAACACGCCGCCCGGCTTCTCCGCCGCCGTCATCGAGGAGGTCGCCCGCGCCACCGGACTGCCGCTGACCGAGGCGCGCGACCACTTCGAGGCGCAGGGCGCGCGGGACGGGATCGTGGAGACCAGCGGGCAGTTGCGGACCATCGCGGTCGGGCTGACGAAGATCGCGAACGACCTGCGGTGGATGGCCTCCGGGCCGCGCACCGGATTGGCCGAGATCAGCCTGCCCGACCTCCAGCCCGGCTCCTCGATCATGCCCGGCAAGGTCAACCCGGTGATCCCGGAGGCGGTGCTGATGGTCGCCGCGCAGGTCGTGGGGAACGACGCGACGGTCGCCACCGCCGGTGCCGCCGGGAACTTCGAACTCAACGTGATGCTGCCGGTGATCGCCAAGAACGTCCTGGAGTCGGTCCGGCTGCTCGCCAACGTCTCCCGCCTGCTCGCCGACCGGACGGTCGACGGGATCGTCGCGCACCGCGAACGCGCCCGCGAGTACGCCGAGTCCTCGCCGTCGGTGGTCACGCCGCTCAACAAGTACATCGGGTACGAGGAGGCCGCGAAGGTCGCCAAGAAGGCCCTCGCCGAGCGGCGGACGATCCGGGAGACCGTCCTCGAAGGGGGGTACGTGGAACGCGGTGACCTGACCCTGGAGCAGCTCGACGAGGCGCTGGATGTCCTGCGGATGACACACCCGTAA
- a CDS encoding SigE family RNA polymerase sigma factor — translation METDFQEFVAARSAALFRGAFVLTGNREAAEDLVQETLEKACRKWRTIAGKDAPDAYVRRIMVNLANDRWRRFRRLTTTPHPEGGDTAAPGDEYGQVDSRDQLVRALQQLPMRMRTVVVLRYFEDLSDGEIAADLGISPSTVRSQLARGIEKLRSQFPALSGPSPMRQREGIR, via the coding sequence GTGGAGACGGACTTCCAGGAATTCGTGGCCGCTCGGTCGGCCGCGTTGTTCAGGGGCGCCTTCGTCCTCACGGGAAACCGTGAGGCGGCCGAGGACCTGGTCCAGGAGACGCTGGAGAAGGCCTGCCGCAAGTGGCGCACCATCGCTGGGAAGGACGCTCCGGACGCCTACGTCCGGCGGATCATGGTGAACCTGGCCAACGACCGCTGGCGGAGATTCCGCCGCCTGACCACGACTCCCCATCCCGAGGGCGGCGACACCGCCGCCCCGGGGGACGAGTACGGACAGGTCGACAGCAGGGACCAGTTGGTGCGCGCACTGCAGCAACTTCCCATGCGGATGCGGACGGTGGTGGTGCTGCGATACTTCGAGGATCTCTCGGACGGCGAGATCGCGGCCGACCTCGGCATATCGCCGAGTACGGTCCGCTCCCAGCTGGCCCGGGGCATCGAGAAGCTCAGAAGTCAGTTCCCCGCACTCTCCGGCCCTTCACCGATGCGGCAGAGGGAAGGAATCCGATGA
- a CDS encoding helix-turn-helix transcriptional regulator: MREPHEFRPSDDVVLFHGPGMARELRRFADLSDGRLPPAVVLAHRLDWDDVRLALDSGAASYLLENRYAYLLTEALLCTSRGASILDPAIAAEQVRVAARARAEERERARTSRPEPAAAPGRLCRLSRREQQVMELLVAGQGVRDVAQVMSLTDKTVRNYLSRIYTKLNVGCRSEAILYWLGHLDSRDSDVRADGAQADRVVRST, encoded by the coding sequence GTGCGGGAACCGCACGAGTTCCGCCCGAGCGACGACGTCGTCCTGTTCCACGGACCCGGTATGGCACGGGAGTTGCGGCGGTTCGCGGACCTGTCGGACGGCCGGCTGCCGCCCGCCGTGGTCCTGGCCCACCGGCTCGACTGGGACGACGTCCGCCTGGCGCTGGACAGCGGAGCCGCCAGCTACCTGCTGGAGAACCGGTACGCGTACCTGCTCACCGAGGCGCTGCTGTGCACCTCCCGGGGCGCCAGCATCCTGGACCCGGCGATAGCCGCCGAGCAGGTCCGGGTGGCCGCGCGGGCGAGGGCCGAGGAGCGCGAGCGTGCGCGGACTTCGCGTCCGGAGCCCGCGGCGGCCCCCGGCCGGCTGTGCCGACTGTCCAGGCGGGAACAGCAGGTCATGGAACTACTGGTCGCCGGGCAAGGGGTCCGTGACGTCGCCCAGGTGATGAGCCTGACCGACAAGACGGTCCGGAACTATCTGAGCCGCATCTACACGAAGCTCAACGTGGGGTGCCGTTCGGAGGCGATCCTGTACTGGCTCGGGCACTTGGACAGCAGGGACTCGGACGTCAGGGCGGACGGCGCGCAGGCCGACCGGGTGGTGCGCTCGACCTGA